A stretch of the Acidobacteriota bacterium genome encodes the following:
- the fusA gene encoding elongation factor G, which produces MPRNHPLEMCRNIGIMAHIDAGKTTTTERVLYYTGVNYKIGEVHDGTATMDWMVQEQERGITITSAATTCHWKGIRVNIIDTPGHVDFTAEVERSLRVLDGAVAVFDGVSGVEPQSETVWRQADRYGVPRIAFINKMDRVGADFDRCVDMMVTKLAAKPTPVQIPWGSAETFEGVIDLIEGKAYDFKDDALGAEFETVEVPADHKAMYDKYRERLIELLAETDDVLMQKFMDGHIPTPDEMRAALRKATVTGKLHPVVCGSAFKNKGVQQLLDAVVEYLPSPLDIPAIRGVDEDGNEVALDTRDDAPFAGLVFKIMTDPFVGQLAFFRVYAGHLDAGSGVYNATKQTNERIGRILKMHANKREEIKEIWAGDIGAAVGLKNVTTGDTICERDHIVVLESMKFPEPVITLSIEPKTKADQEKMGMALAKLMQEDPTFRVHTDKETNQTIIAGMGELHLEIIVDRMVREFNVGANVGKPQVAYRETIRRETPGEGKFIRQSGGKGQYGHAKIRLRPHPEGKDYEFVNAISGGSIPKEFIKPIDQGIREAILTGVLAGYPTVNIQVELYDGSFHDVDSSEMAFKIAGSMAFQDAAKKANPVILEPMMAVEVVTPDEFLGPVNGDLSSRRGRINHMEPRLNFQVITASVPLSEMFGYATTLRSLTQGRANYTMQFERYDEVPKAIAEGIIAKVSV; this is translated from the coding sequence ATGCCGAGAAATCACCCCCTCGAGATGTGCCGAAACATCGGCATCATGGCCCACATCGACGCGGGCAAGACGACGACCACCGAGCGCGTCCTCTATTACACCGGCGTCAACTACAAGATCGGCGAGGTCCACGACGGGACCGCGACGATGGACTGGATGGTTCAGGAGCAGGAGCGCGGCATCACGATCACGTCGGCCGCGACGACCTGTCACTGGAAGGGCATCCGCGTCAACATCATCGACACGCCCGGCCACGTCGACTTCACGGCCGAGGTCGAGCGCTCGCTGCGCGTTCTCGACGGCGCCGTGGCCGTGTTCGACGGCGTCTCCGGCGTCGAGCCGCAGTCCGAGACCGTGTGGCGCCAGGCCGACCGCTACGGCGTCCCGCGCATCGCGTTCATCAACAAGATGGACCGCGTCGGCGCGGACTTCGACCGCTGCGTCGACATGATGGTCACGAAGCTCGCCGCCAAGCCCACGCCCGTCCAGATCCCGTGGGGCTCGGCCGAGACGTTCGAGGGCGTGATCGACCTCATCGAGGGCAAGGCCTACGATTTCAAGGACGACGCGCTCGGCGCGGAATTCGAGACAGTCGAGGTCCCGGCCGACCACAAGGCCATGTACGACAAGTACCGCGAGCGGCTCATCGAGCTTCTCGCGGAGACCGACGACGTCCTGATGCAGAAGTTCATGGACGGGCACATTCCGACGCCGGACGAGATGCGTGCGGCGCTGCGCAAGGCGACCGTCACGGGCAAGCTCCATCCGGTCGTCTGCGGCTCGGCTTTCAAGAACAAGGGCGTCCAGCAGCTTCTCGACGCCGTCGTCGAGTACCTTCCCTCGCCGCTCGACATTCCCGCGATCCGCGGCGTGGACGAGGACGGCAACGAGGTCGCTCTCGACACGCGGGACGACGCGCCGTTCGCGGGCCTCGTCTTCAAGATCATGACCGACCCCTTCGTCGGCCAGCTCGCCTTCTTCCGCGTCTACGCGGGCCACCTCGACGCGGGCTCGGGCGTCTACAACGCCACGAAGCAGACGAACGAGCGCATCGGCCGCATCCTCAAGATGCACGCGAACAAGCGGGAGGAGATCAAGGAGATCTGGGCGGGCGACATCGGCGCCGCCGTGGGCCTCAAGAACGTCACGACCGGGGACACGATCTGCGAGCGCGACCACATCGTCGTCCTCGAGTCCATGAAGTTCCCCGAGCCCGTCATCACGCTCTCGATCGAGCCGAAGACGAAGGCCGACCAGGAAAAGATGGGCATGGCGCTCGCGAAGCTCATGCAGGAAGACCCGACGTTCCGCGTCCACACGGACAAGGAGACGAACCAGACGATCATCGCCGGGATGGGCGAGCTCCACCTCGAGATCATCGTCGACCGCATGGTGCGCGAGTTCAACGTGGGCGCGAACGTGGGCAAGCCCCAGGTCGCCTACCGCGAGACGATTCGCCGCGAGACGCCGGGCGAGGGCAAGTTCATCCGCCAGTCGGGCGGCAAGGGTCAGTACGGCCACGCGAAGATCCGCCTGCGCCCGCACCCGGAAGGCAAGGACTACGAGTTCGTCAACGCCATCTCGGGCGGCTCGATCCCCAAGGAATTCATCAAGCCGATCGACCAGGGCATCCGCGAGGCGATCCTGACGGGCGTCCTCGCCGGCTACCCGACGGTCAACATCCAGGTCGAGCTGTACGACGGCTCTTTCCACGACGTCGACTCGTCGGAAATGGCGTTCAAGATCGCCGGTTCGATGGCGTTCCAGGACGCCGCGAAGAAGGCGAACCCCGTCATCCTCGAGCCCATGATGGCGGTCGAGGTCGTCACGCCGGACGAGTTCCTCGGGCCCGTCAACGGCGACCTGAGCTCCCGCCGCGGCCGGATCAACCACATGGAGCCCCGCCTGAACTTCCAGGTCATCACGGCCAGCGTGCCGCTGTCCGAGATGTTCGGCTACGCCACCACACTGCGGTCCCTCACCCAGGGCCGTGCCAACTACACGATGCAGTTCGAGAGATACGACGAGGTCCCGAAGGCGATCGCCGAGGGGATCATCGCCAAGGTCTCGGTCTAG
- the rpsG gene encoding 30S ribosomal protein S7, translating into MPRRREVPKREVLPDPLYQSQLVTKFINCVMERGKKSTAESIFYGAMKQIEQKTSDDPLKTFKKALENVKPVLEVKSRRVGGSTYQVPVEVKPNRRTSLAIRWVISYAQARGEKTMRDKLAGELLDAANNRGNAVKKKEDTHKMAEANKAFAHYRW; encoded by the coding sequence ATGCCGCGTCGCCGTGAAGTCCCGAAACGCGAAGTCCTCCCGGACCCGCTCTACCAGTCCCAGCTCGTGACGAAGTTCATCAACTGCGTCATGGAGCGCGGCAAAAAGTCCACCGCCGAGTCGATCTTCTACGGCGCGATGAAGCAGATCGAGCAGAAGACGTCGGACGATCCGCTCAAGACATTCAAGAAGGCTCTCGAGAACGTCAAGCCGGTTCTCGAGGTCAAGTCGCGCCGCGTCGGCGGCTCGACGTACCAGGTTCCTGTCGAGGTCAAGCCGAACCGACGGACCTCGCTCGCGATCCGCTGGGTCATCTCGTACGCGCAGGCGCGCGGCGAGAAGACGATGCGGGACAAGCTCGCGGGCGAGCTTCTCGACGCCGCCAACAACCGGGGCAACGCCGTGAAGAAGAAGGAGGACACCCACAAAATGGCCGAGGCCAACAAGGCCTTCGCCCATTACCGCTGGTAG
- a CDS encoding 30S ribosomal protein S12 encodes MPTISQLVRKGREAVRYKTKSPALQSCPQRRGVCTQVKTTTPKKPNSALRKIARVRLTNGIEVTTYIPGIGHNLQEHSIVMIRGGRVKDLPGVRYHIIRGTLDAVGVANRKQSRSKYGAKRPKA; translated from the coding sequence ATGCCGACGATCAGCCAGCTCGTGAGAAAGGGCCGCGAAGCCGTCCGTTACAAGACGAAGTCGCCCGCCCTGCAGTCCTGCCCGCAGCGCCGCGGCGTTTGCACCCAGGTGAAGACGACGACCCCGAAGAAGCCGAACTCGGCTCTCCGGAAGATCGCGCGCGTGCGCCTCACGAACGGCATCGAGGTCACGACCTACATCCCCGGCATCGGGCACAACCTCCAGGAGCACTCCATCGTCATGATCCGCGGAGGCCGCGTGAAGGACCTTCCCGGCGTGCGCTACCACATCATCCGCGGGACGCTCGACGCCGTCGGCGTCGCGAACCGCAAGCAGTCGCGCTCCAAGTACGGCGCGAAGCGTCCGAAGGCTTAA
- a CDS encoding 1-deoxy-D-xylulose-5-phosphate synthase: MTLLDTIGGPDDLRSLDHESLARLAAECREVIVETITRSGGHLASNLGVVELTLAMHRAFHSPKDRFVWDTSNQCYTHKLVTGRAGGFATIRKPGGLSGFAEPMESDHDTFAAGHAGTGLSFGMGLAVALQGDPNDPHVVVVVGDGAMTSGTSYEALNNIVHIKPKRLVVILNDNGWSISENVGWLAHWRNRFELHPAYKRLTEKGHGLFKKLPKGEEAWGLAKKIKNSVEGLFFPNLVWDELGFHYVGPIDGHDFKELEEALARAKEVSKDGTPVVIHALTHKGRGYDKAEENPSRFHQPGTPSPAASTGAAPTYSQVFAKTLLAMMEKDPKIVAITAAMLEGTGLGEVQKVYPGRVFDVGIAEEHAIIMAAGMAKAGLKPVVSIYSTFLQRGYDQLIHDVCLQNLPVTVCIDRAGLVGDDGKTHQGIYDIAYTRGIPNMTVAAPKDENELQHLLFTAIGSGRPFAIRYPRGAGLGAPLDPVLRTIPAGKGEILSIGKDLNLLAYGSMVPVAEKAAAALKTLGVDCGVANARFVKPLDVALVGTLLAACPRLLTLEEHLHQGGFGSAVLESVHAAGLPSSGVRSHAIPDQFVEHGPQAFQRQHFRLDPEGVVARAREVYPGLLAADGSAAPAPAGSQAAAEPVHWT; this comes from the coding sequence ATGACCCTTCTCGACACCATCGGCGGGCCGGACGACCTCCGGAGCCTCGACCACGAATCGCTCGCCCGCCTCGCGGCCGAATGTCGCGAGGTGATCGTCGAGACGATCACGAGATCGGGCGGCCACCTCGCCTCGAATCTCGGCGTCGTCGAGCTCACGCTCGCGATGCACCGCGCGTTCCACAGCCCGAAGGACCGCTTCGTGTGGGACACGTCGAACCAGTGCTACACGCACAAGCTCGTCACCGGGCGCGCGGGCGGCTTCGCGACGATCCGCAAGCCGGGCGGCCTCTCCGGCTTCGCGGAACCGATGGAGAGCGACCACGACACGTTCGCCGCCGGGCACGCGGGGACTGGCCTCTCCTTCGGGATGGGCCTCGCCGTCGCGCTCCAGGGGGATCCGAACGATCCGCACGTCGTCGTCGTGGTCGGCGACGGCGCGATGACGTCGGGGACGAGCTACGAGGCGCTCAACAACATCGTCCACATCAAGCCGAAGCGGCTCGTCGTCATCCTGAACGACAACGGCTGGTCCATCTCGGAGAACGTCGGCTGGCTCGCGCACTGGCGCAACCGCTTCGAGCTCCACCCGGCCTACAAGCGCCTGACCGAGAAGGGGCACGGCCTCTTCAAGAAGCTCCCGAAGGGGGAGGAAGCCTGGGGCCTTGCGAAGAAGATCAAGAACTCCGTCGAGGGGCTCTTCTTCCCGAACCTCGTCTGGGACGAGCTCGGCTTCCACTACGTCGGGCCGATCGACGGCCACGACTTCAAGGAGCTCGAGGAGGCGCTCGCGCGGGCGAAGGAAGTTTCGAAGGACGGGACGCCCGTCGTGATCCACGCCCTCACGCACAAGGGGCGCGGCTACGACAAGGCCGAGGAGAACCCGTCGCGCTTCCACCAGCCCGGCACGCCCTCGCCGGCCGCCTCCACGGGCGCGGCGCCCACGTACTCGCAGGTCTTCGCGAAGACGCTCCTCGCGATGATGGAGAAGGACCCGAAGATCGTCGCGATCACGGCCGCGATGCTCGAGGGCACCGGGCTCGGCGAGGTCCAGAAGGTGTACCCGGGCCGGGTCTTCGACGTCGGAATCGCCGAGGAGCACGCCATCATCATGGCGGCAGGCATGGCAAAGGCCGGCCTGAAGCCCGTCGTCTCGATCTATTCGACGTTTCTCCAGCGCGGCTACGACCAGCTCATCCACGACGTCTGCCTGCAGAACCTGCCCGTGACCGTCTGCATCGACAGGGCCGGCCTCGTCGGAGACGACGGCAAGACCCACCAGGGGATCTACGACATCGCCTATACGCGGGGCATCCCGAACATGACGGTCGCTGCGCCGAAAGACGAGAACGAGCTCCAGCACCTCCTCTTCACGGCCATCGGGTCCGGCCGGCCCTTCGCGATTCGCTATCCCCGGGGCGCCGGACTCGGCGCCCCGCTCGACCCCGTCCTGAGGACGATTCCGGCGGGGAAGGGTGAGATTCTGTCGATCGGCAAGGACCTGAACCTCCTTGCCTACGGCTCCATGGTGCCCGTAGCCGAAAAGGCCGCTGCTGCCCTGAAGACCCTCGGCGTCGACTGCGGCGTTGCTAACGCTCGATTCGTCAAGCCTTTGGACGTGGCGCTCGTGGGGACTCTACTGGCCGCCTGTCCCCGTCTTCTCACGCTGGAAGAGCACCTCCATCAGGGAGGCTTCGGGAGCGCGGTCCTCGAGTCCGTCCACGCCGCCGGCCTGCCGTCCTCGGGAGTCCGTTCGCATGCGATCCCGGACCAGTTCGTCGAGCATGGCCCCCAGGCCTTTCAGCGGCAGCACTTCCGGCTGGACCCGGAAGGCGTGGTGGCCCGGGCCCGCGAGGTCTATCCGGGCCTCCTGGCGGCGGACGGTTCGGCCGCTCCGGCGCCTGCCGGCTCCCAGGCGGCCGCCGAGCCCGTTCACTGGACCTGA
- a CDS encoding squalene/phytoene synthase family protein, which produces MADLLDLLEKTSRTFALSIPPLPEPVRRQVTVAYLLFRIADTFEDATHWAPADRIAALRDFGFLLKNGTRAEAERLGQAWTQAGVSRHAGYRELIAETPFVFDAFAALRPEAAAILRTHVVRSADGMAGFVARTNEQGLTLESFEDLRGYCYTVAGIVGELLTELFLLEESSSSLRPAAFDLRARARTFGEALQLVNILKDSDEDAAEGRRYLPADVPRAEVFALARRDLDTAGEYIDALHAAGAPAGILEFTALPVALAWAALAKVEERGPGAKVGRPEVFRIARGVRSAIARGERPPLYDRTLSGEPR; this is translated from the coding sequence GTGGCCGACCTCCTCGACCTCCTCGAGAAGACGAGCCGCACGTTCGCGCTCTCGATCCCGCCGCTGCCCGAGCCCGTGCGGCGGCAGGTGACGGTCGCGTACCTCCTCTTCCGGATCGCCGACACGTTCGAGGACGCGACGCACTGGGCGCCCGCGGACCGGATCGCGGCTCTGAGAGATTTCGGATTTCTTCTGAAGAACGGGACACGGGCGGAGGCGGAGCGGCTCGGGCAGGCCTGGACGCAGGCCGGCGTTTCGCGTCACGCGGGTTACCGCGAGCTGATTGCCGAGACGCCGTTCGTCTTCGACGCGTTCGCCGCGCTGCGCCCGGAAGCGGCGGCGATTCTCCGCACCCACGTGGTCCGGTCGGCGGACGGAATGGCCGGGTTCGTCGCACGAACGAATGAGCAGGGCCTGACACTCGAGTCTTTCGAGGATCTTCGGGGCTACTGCTACACCGTAGCCGGAATCGTGGGCGAACTTCTCACCGAGCTCTTCCTACTCGAAGAATCTTCATCTTCTCTTCGACCCGCGGCATTCGATCTCCGCGCGCGAGCCCGAACCTTCGGCGAGGCGCTCCAGCTCGTGAACATTCTGAAGGACTCCGACGAGGACGCTGCCGAGGGACGCCGCTACCTGCCCGCGGACGTCCCGCGCGCCGAGGTCTTCGCGCTCGCCCGGCGGGACCTCGACACGGCGGGGGAGTACATCGACGCGTTGCACGCCGCCGGCGCGCCGGCCGGGATCCTGGAGTTCACCGCGCTGCCGGTGGCGCTCGCCTGGGCGGCCCTCGCAAAGGTGGAGGAACGGGGGCCGGGAGCGAAGGTGGGTCGTCCGGAGGTCTTCCGCATCGCGCGCGGCGTGCGCAGCGCGATCGCGCGAGGCGAGCGCCCGCCCCTGTATGATCGAACGCTTTCGGGGGAGCCTCGATGA
- a CDS encoding type II toxin-antitoxin system VapC family toxin produces the protein MRQRLQEPRPPAPHEARGARRVGSWRAPARAPGNCAAALDLALDHGLSVYDAVYAVLARTLAAPLVTADGRLLAALRKAGIAALPLA, from the coding sequence GTGCGCCAACGTCTTCAGGAGCCGCGTCCACCGGCGCCTCATGAAGCCCGCGGCGCGCGACGCGTCGGATCCTGGCGCGCGCCCGCCCGTGCGCCGGGGAACTGCGCGGCCGCCCTCGACCTTGCGCTCGACCACGGTCTCTCGGTCTACGACGCCGTCTACGCCGTCCTCGCCCGCACGCTCGCGGCCCCGCTCGTCACGGCCGACGGCCGCCTCCTCGCGGCGCTCCGCAAGGCCGGCATCGCCGCGCTGCCCTTGGCCTGA
- the rpoC gene encoding DNA-directed RNA polymerase subunit beta': MEAFSPSSGFPGAGTVSPFRNPGPRDFNAIKIALASPEKIRSWSFGEVTKPETINYRTFKPERDGLFCAKIFGPITDWECLCGKYKRMKHRGVVCDKCGVEVTKSKVRRERMGHIELAAPVSHVWFFKGLPSRIGHLLDLTLRDLERILYFEQYVVIDPGPLSEDENLEVKSLITEEKFRELKVKYGVDAFVAKMGAEAIQELLQSVNIDDLAEELRLVMKTETSALKRLKAAKRLKVVDAFRRSGHRPEWMILNVIPVIPPELRPLVPLDGGRFATSDLNDLYRRVINRNNRLKKLLELRAPEVIVRNEKRMLQEAVDALFDNGRRGRVLKGSNNRPLKSLSDTLKGKSGRFRQNLLGKRVDYSGRSVIVVGPELKLHQCGLPKKMALELFKPFIYHRLEQKGITSTIKASKELVEQAPNEVWDALEEVIKEHPVLLNRAPTLHRLGIQAFEPVLIEGKAIKIHPLVCAAFNADFDGDQMAVHVPLSPKAQVEAQVLMLSSHNILSPAHGKPLTVPSQDLVLGLYYLTRRKEGCKGEGRVFSSFDEVTLAHDAGEVDTHAGIAVRFTGSLIDLESQVLNDQDIVHTDPIACNRTRIETTVGRVLLSANLPPELPFLNGTLKKKGLQDLVNYCFVTYGLERTVEILDIVKALGFTVATQAGISIGVDDMRIPGNKTELVNRARKEVLEVENQRQQGAITDGERHNKIIDIWHRITETVAEAMFKEMKASDGVGGGEFNPIYMMADSGARGSKEQVRQLAGMRGPMSKPSGEVMEQPIISNFREGLTVLEYFISTHGARKGLADTALKTADSGYLTRRLVDVAQDVIITQEDCETVDGIVVSAIVEGGEILEPLRDRIVGRIVQEDVFDPANDEALVAANDTITEELAGKIQEAGIERVKIRSVLTCETRRGVCRKCYGRNLATGDLVDIGEAVGVIAAQSIGEPGTQLTMRTFHYGGTARVSEAAKHVAKNPGIIKLLNANLVSKKDGTKVVVNRNSKLVLLDAKGREKERYSLAYGSALKVVDGEEVKPGQLLVSWDPFASPILSEIAGKVAYKDILEGENLREETDKVTGLTQKIVVETTGTTEKRSPTLVVTGKNGEERKYALPIPSHLMIADGDSVYPGDALAKKPVEKKRTRDIVGGLPRVVELFEARRPKEPAVITEISGVVHHAGTVKGQQKIVVESEDGQKREMLVPRGAHVMVQDGERVEAGDPLTEGDPSPHDILAVKGEKELQRYMTDKIQEVYRSQGVGINDKHIEVIVRQMMRSVRIEEVGDTEFLVDEQVDRFRFNEENDRILNAGGKAAQGRPLLLGITKASLSTDSFVSAASFQETTRVLTEASIAGRVDLLRGLKENVIVGRLIPAGTGMDYYRNVVLEREEIPPAPEETEELYFDDETPVIAADLDDEV, encoded by the coding sequence ATGGAAGCCTTTTCGCCCTCTTCCGGTTTCCCCGGCGCCGGCACGGTGTCTCCGTTCCGCAACCCGGGCCCCCGTGACTTCAACGCCATCAAGATCGCCCTCGCCAGCCCCGAGAAGATCCGCTCGTGGTCGTTCGGCGAGGTGACGAAGCCCGAGACGATCAACTACCGCACGTTCAAGCCGGAACGCGACGGCCTGTTCTGCGCGAAGATCTTCGGCCCGATCACCGACTGGGAATGCCTCTGCGGCAAGTACAAGCGGATGAAGCACCGCGGCGTCGTCTGCGACAAGTGCGGCGTCGAGGTCACGAAGTCGAAGGTCCGGCGCGAGCGCATGGGCCACATCGAGCTCGCGGCTCCCGTGTCGCACGTGTGGTTCTTCAAGGGGCTGCCGAGCCGCATCGGGCACCTGCTCGACCTCACGCTCCGCGACCTCGAGCGGATCCTCTACTTCGAGCAGTACGTCGTCATCGACCCGGGCCCGCTCTCGGAGGACGAGAACCTCGAGGTCAAGAGCCTCATCACGGAAGAGAAGTTCCGCGAGCTCAAGGTCAAGTACGGCGTCGACGCGTTCGTCGCGAAGATGGGCGCCGAGGCGATCCAGGAGCTCCTCCAGAGCGTCAACATCGACGACCTGGCCGAGGAGCTGCGTCTCGTCATGAAGACGGAGACGTCCGCGCTCAAGCGCCTCAAGGCGGCCAAGCGTCTCAAGGTCGTCGACGCGTTCCGCCGTTCGGGCCACCGGCCCGAATGGATGATCCTGAACGTCATTCCGGTCATTCCCCCCGAGCTTCGCCCTCTCGTCCCCCTGGACGGAGGACGGTTTGCGACGTCGGACCTCAACGACCTCTATCGCCGCGTCATCAACCGCAACAACCGGCTCAAGAAGCTCCTCGAGCTCCGCGCTCCGGAAGTCATCGTGCGCAACGAGAAGCGCATGCTCCAGGAGGCCGTCGACGCCCTGTTCGACAACGGCCGCCGCGGCCGCGTCCTGAAGGGCTCGAACAACCGCCCCCTCAAGTCGCTGTCCGACACGCTCAAGGGCAAGTCGGGCCGCTTCCGCCAGAACCTCCTCGGCAAGCGCGTCGACTACTCGGGCCGCTCCGTCATCGTCGTCGGGCCGGAGCTCAAGCTCCACCAGTGCGGCCTGCCGAAGAAGATGGCCCTCGAGCTCTTCAAGCCGTTCATCTACCACCGGCTCGAGCAGAAGGGGATCACCTCCACCATCAAGGCGTCCAAGGAGCTCGTCGAGCAGGCGCCGAACGAGGTGTGGGACGCCCTCGAAGAGGTCATCAAGGAGCACCCGGTGCTCCTGAACCGCGCGCCCACGCTCCACCGCCTCGGCATCCAGGCGTTCGAGCCGGTCCTCATCGAGGGCAAGGCGATCAAGATCCACCCGCTCGTCTGCGCGGCGTTCAACGCGGACTTCGACGGCGACCAGATGGCCGTCCACGTCCCGCTCTCGCCGAAGGCGCAGGTCGAGGCGCAGGTCCTGATGCTGTCCTCGCACAACATCCTGTCGCCCGCGCACGGCAAGCCCCTCACGGTGCCGTCGCAGGACCTCGTGCTCGGCCTCTACTACCTCACCCGCCGCAAGGAAGGGTGCAAGGGCGAAGGCCGCGTCTTCTCGAGCTTCGACGAAGTCACCCTCGCGCACGACGCCGGCGAGGTCGACACGCACGCCGGGATCGCGGTGCGCTTCACGGGCAGCCTCATCGACCTCGAGAGCCAGGTCCTCAACGACCAGGACATCGTCCACACGGACCCGATCGCCTGCAACCGCACGCGCATCGAGACGACGGTCGGACGCGTCCTGCTCTCGGCGAACCTGCCGCCCGAGCTGCCGTTCCTGAACGGCACGCTGAAGAAGAAGGGCCTGCAGGACCTCGTCAACTACTGTTTCGTGACCTACGGCCTCGAGCGCACGGTCGAGATCCTCGACATCGTCAAGGCTCTCGGCTTCACGGTCGCGACCCAGGCCGGCATTTCGATCGGCGTCGACGACATGCGCATCCCGGGCAACAAGACCGAGCTCGTGAACCGCGCGCGCAAGGAAGTCCTCGAGGTCGAGAACCAGCGCCAGCAGGGCGCCATCACCGACGGCGAGCGCCACAACAAGATCATCGACATCTGGCACCGCATCACCGAGACCGTGGCGGAAGCCATGTTCAAGGAGATGAAGGCGTCGGACGGCGTCGGCGGCGGGGAGTTCAACCCCATCTACATGATGGCCGACTCCGGCGCGCGTGGCTCGAAGGAGCAGGTCCGGCAGCTCGCCGGCATGCGCGGCCCCATGTCCAAGCCCTCGGGCGAGGTCATGGAGCAGCCGATCATCTCGAACTTCCGCGAAGGCCTCACCGTGCTCGAGTACTTCATCTCGACGCACGGCGCGCGCAAGGGCCTCGCCGACACGGCGCTCAAGACGGCCGACTCCGGCTACCTCACGCGCCGCCTCGTCGACGTCGCCCAGGACGTCATCATCACGCAGGAAGACTGCGAGACCGTCGACGGGATCGTGGTGTCCGCCATCGTCGAGGGCGGCGAGATCCTCGAGCCGCTCCGCGACCGCATCGTCGGCCGGATCGTCCAGGAAGACGTCTTCGACCCGGCGAACGACGAAGCCCTCGTCGCCGCGAACGACACGATCACGGAGGAGCTGGCCGGCAAGATCCAGGAAGCCGGCATCGAGCGCGTCAAGATCCGCTCGGTCCTCACGTGCGAGACGCGCCGCGGCGTCTGCCGCAAGTGCTACGGGCGCAACCTCGCCACGGGCGACCTCGTCGACATCGGCGAGGCGGTGGGCGTCATCGCCGCCCAGTCCATCGGCGAGCCGGGCACGCAGCTGACGATGCGTACGTTCCACTACGGGGGAACGGCTCGAGTGTCTGAAGCGGCGAAGCACGTCGCGAAGAACCCCGGCATCATCAAGCTGCTCAACGCGAACCTGGTCAGCAAGAAGGACGGCACGAAGGTCGTCGTCAACCGCAACTCGAAGCTCGTCCTCCTCGACGCCAAGGGGCGCGAGAAGGAGCGCTACTCGCTCGCCTACGGCTCCGCCCTCAAGGTGGTCGACGGCGAAGAGGTGAAGCCCGGCCAGCTCCTCGTGAGCTGGGACCCGTTCGCGTCGCCGATCCTCTCGGAGATCGCGGGCAAGGTCGCCTACAAGGACATCCTCGAAGGCGAGAACCTGCGCGAGGAGACGGACAAGGTCACGGGCCTCACGCAGAAGATCGTCGTCGAGACGACCGGCACGACCGAGAAGCGCTCGCCGACTCTCGTCGTCACGGGCAAGAACGGGGAGGAGCGCAAGTACGCGCTGCCGATCCCGTCGCACCTCATGATCGCCGACGGCGACTCGGTGTACCCGGGCGACGCCCTCGCGAAGAAGCCCGTCGAGAAGAAGCGCACCCGCGACATCGTCGGCGGTCTCCCGCGCGTCGTCGAGCTCTTCGAGGCCCGGCGCCCGAAGGAGCCGGCCGTCATCACCGAGATCTCCGGCGTCGTGCACCACGCGGGCACCGTGAAGGGCCAGCAGAAGATCGTCGTCGAGTCCGAGGACGGCCAGAAGCGCGAGATGCTCGTCCCGCGCGGCGCGCACGTCATGGTCCAGGACGGCGAGAGGGTGGAGGCGGGCGATCCGCTCACCGAGGGCGATCCGTCGCCGCACGACATCCTCGCGGTCAAGGGCGAGAAGGAGCTGCAGCGGTACATGACCGACAAGATCCAGGAGGTCTACCGCTCGCAGGGCGTCGGCATCAACGACAAGCACATCGAGGTCATCGTCCGCCAGATGATGCGGAGCGTCCGCATCGAAGAGGTCGGCGACACGGAGTTCCTCGTCGACGAGCAGGTCGACCGCTTCCGGTTCAACGAGGAGAACGACCGCATCCTGAACGCCGGCGGCAAGGCCGCCCAGGGCCGCCCGCTGCTCCTCGGGATCACGAAGGCGTCGCTCTCGACGGACTCGTTCGTCTCGGCCGCGTCGTTCCAGGAAACGACGCGCGTCCTGACGGAGGCGTCCATCGCGGGCAGGGTGGACCTCCTCCGCGGCCTCAAGGAGAACGTCATCGTCGGGCGGCTCATCCCCGCCGGCACCGGCATGGACTACTACCGCAACGTCGTCCTCGAACGGGAAGAGATCCCGCCCGCGCCCGAGGAGACGGAGGAGCTCTACTTCGACGACGAGACGCCGGTCATCGCGGCGGATCTCGACGACGAAGTCTGA